One window from the genome of Methylomarinovum caldicuralii encodes:
- a CDS encoding glycosyltransferase, with translation MFTSNVQDIRELELKILHVVPYHYPATIYGGPIFSVLNMNNALAKLHDVSLQVLTTDTAGTRRLTAKETDKAQRFGYPVTFSRRLMGDSVAPGLVVRLWRNIRWADAVHLTATYSFPTIPTLLLCRLLKKPLVWSLHGALLHDFNRHQFDFQPWYWRAVKQAWLSVCRRLAERDDVAIHVTTEQEREASKRFFPQANFAVIPNGVDLPSRIPDRAWKPDGCLRLMYLGRLAPVKGVENLLQAMARLGPDVSLKIYGTGDADYVRRLKALAQTLGITERAVFMGHVDGEAKSQAFFEADVCVVPSYSENFCIVVAEALVHGVPVIVSDRLAWEKVEEVGCGLVAPNDSESLARAMQKISKMELAVMGESGRRWIESEYACPKIALQFKSLYESVIACK, from the coding sequence TTGTTTACCAGCAATGTCCAGGATATCCGGGAGCTTGAATTGAAAATTCTTCATGTCGTACCGTACCACTACCCTGCTACTATTTACGGCGGTCCCATCTTTAGTGTTCTGAATATGAACAACGCCTTGGCGAAATTGCATGATGTTTCGCTTCAGGTGCTCACGACGGATACTGCGGGAACCCGAAGGCTGACTGCAAAAGAAACGGATAAAGCCCAGCGATTTGGTTACCCCGTTACTTTCAGCCGGCGCTTGATGGGAGACAGCGTGGCCCCGGGGCTTGTCGTACGACTGTGGCGGAATATTCGCTGGGCAGACGCTGTGCATCTAACGGCAACCTACAGCTTTCCTACGATTCCGACGTTATTGCTTTGTCGCTTACTGAAAAAGCCTCTGGTGTGGTCCCTGCATGGCGCGTTGTTGCATGATTTTAACCGCCATCAGTTTGATTTCCAGCCCTGGTACTGGCGGGCTGTGAAGCAAGCTTGGTTGTCCGTCTGCCGCAGACTGGCGGAGCGTGATGATGTGGCGATCCATGTCACCACGGAGCAGGAACGTGAGGCATCGAAAAGGTTTTTCCCTCAGGCCAATTTTGCCGTCATCCCCAATGGAGTCGACTTGCCCTCTCGAATACCAGACCGGGCTTGGAAACCGGATGGCTGTCTAAGACTGATGTACCTGGGGCGTCTTGCACCGGTGAAAGGCGTGGAGAACCTGCTGCAGGCCATGGCGCGTCTTGGACCCGATGTGAGCCTGAAGATTTACGGTACGGGGGATGCCGACTATGTGCGCCGCCTCAAGGCACTGGCGCAAACGCTCGGCATCACTGAGCGGGCAGTGTTCATGGGACATGTGGACGGCGAGGCAAAGTCACAGGCATTTTTTGAGGCGGACGTGTGTGTGGTGCCATCCTATTCCGAAAATTTTTGCATCGTGGTCGCAGAGGCCTTGGTACATGGGGTTCCGGTGATTGTCAGTGACCGGTTGGCCTGGGAGAAAGTTGAAGAGGTAGGGTGTGGATTGGTGGCGCCAAACGATTCCGAATCTTTAGCCAGAGCCATGCAAAAAATTTCCAAGATGGAACTGGCGGTAATGGGTGAGTCCGGCAGGCGCTGGATTGAGTCTGAATATGCCTGTCCCAAAATTGCCCTGCAATTTAAATCGTTGTATGAAAGTGTGATTGCGTGTAAATAG
- the asnB gene encoding asparagine synthase (glutamine-hydrolyzing) — translation MCGIAALFHYNNGASVTHDWLQSVNQRQQPRGPDGEGIWMSQDASIGLGHRRLAIIDLSERGAQPMASEDGKLRVVFNGEIYNHRELRGDLEARGHRFYSDSDTEVLLHLYREFGTEMCTHLRGMYAFALWDETRRGLLLARDPYGIKPLYYADDGRTLRAASQVKALLAAGGVDTSPEPAGHVGFFLWGCVPEPFTLYKGIRALAPGSTLWVQRGEKPQHTIFCDIVREIIHPSPSTRSQEARDSFAQALEDSVRRHLVADVPVGVFLSAGLDSTAIAALASQHSADLRTFTLGFEEYRGTQADETPLAESVARSLGASHTTRWVRGGDFENELETVLNAMDQPSIDGVNTYFVSKAASESGLKVALSGLGGDELLGGYPSFRHVPAIRRLAGPFRRLGKAFRIVTLPVIRRFTSPKYAGLFEYGHSYGGAYLLRRGLYMPWELPGVLDPDLLRQGWRELDPVARIDRQLPTETAPFPAVAALESSRYMRNMLLRDADWASMAHSLEIRVPLVDLDLLRAVVPFMHTPSPLDKQAMAGCAWKGKVPEALVNRPKTGFSIPVREWLRKETGSGERGLRSWARFVYQQCPGYPGA, via the coding sequence ATGTGCGGAATCGCCGCATTATTTCACTACAACAATGGGGCTAGTGTTACCCATGATTGGTTGCAATCGGTCAACCAGCGCCAGCAGCCCCGCGGTCCCGATGGCGAAGGTATCTGGATGTCTCAAGACGCGTCCATTGGTCTCGGTCACCGCCGCCTGGCGATCATCGATCTCAGCGAACGGGGCGCCCAGCCCATGGCGAGCGAAGACGGGAAGCTGCGTGTCGTCTTCAATGGCGAGATCTACAATCACCGCGAGCTGCGCGGGGATCTGGAAGCGCGCGGTCACCGCTTCTACTCCGACAGCGACACCGAGGTCCTGCTGCATCTGTACCGCGAATTCGGCACGGAAATGTGTACCCATCTGCGCGGCATGTATGCCTTTGCGCTGTGGGATGAAACCCGCCGGGGGCTCCTTCTGGCCCGTGATCCCTACGGCATCAAGCCCCTGTATTATGCCGACGATGGCCGCACCCTGCGCGCCGCCAGCCAGGTGAAGGCGCTGCTGGCGGCAGGTGGTGTGGATACTTCCCCCGAGCCCGCCGGCCATGTCGGCTTCTTCCTCTGGGGCTGCGTGCCCGAGCCTTTCACCTTGTACAAAGGTATTCGCGCTTTGGCGCCAGGTTCCACGTTATGGGTACAACGGGGCGAGAAACCGCAACATACGATCTTTTGCGACATTGTCCGTGAAATAATCCACCCGTCACCTTCCACGCGCTCGCAGGAAGCACGGGACAGCTTCGCGCAGGCGCTTGAGGACAGCGTTCGCCGCCACCTCGTGGCGGATGTGCCTGTTGGTGTGTTCCTTTCGGCCGGGCTCGATTCCACCGCCATCGCCGCCCTGGCCTCGCAACACAGCGCGGATCTGCGGACCTTTACGCTGGGTTTCGAGGAATACCGGGGCACCCAGGCCGATGAGACACCGTTGGCGGAGAGCGTGGCCCGTTCCCTGGGCGCCAGCCACACCACCCGCTGGGTCCGGGGCGGCGATTTCGAGAACGAACTCGAAACGGTGCTGAACGCCATGGACCAACCCAGCATCGACGGGGTCAACACCTATTTCGTCAGCAAGGCGGCGTCGGAAAGCGGCCTGAAAGTGGCGCTCTCGGGGTTGGGGGGAGATGAACTGCTGGGCGGCTATCCGTCCTTCCGTCATGTGCCGGCCATAAGGCGTCTGGCCGGCCCTTTCCGCCGGTTGGGTAAAGCGTTCAGAATCGTCACGCTGCCTGTCATCCGGCGATTCACTTCCCCTAAATATGCCGGATTGTTCGAGTACGGCCATTCCTACGGCGGTGCCTATCTGCTGCGGCGGGGTTTGTACATGCCCTGGGAGCTGCCCGGCGTGCTCGATCCGGATCTGCTCCGCCAGGGTTGGCGGGAACTCGACCCCGTCGCCCGGATCGATCGCCAACTGCCAACCGAAACAGCACCGTTTCCGGCGGTCGCCGCCCTGGAAAGCAGCCGTTACATGCGCAACATGCTGCTGCGAGATGCCGACTGGGCCAGCATGGCCCACTCCCTGGAAATCCGTGTGCCGCTGGTGGACCTCGATCTGCTGCGCGCGGTCGTCCCTTTCATGCACACCCCAAGCCCATTGGACAAGCAGGCGATGGCCGGCTGCGCGTGGAAGGGCAAGGTGCCGGAAGCGCTTGTCAACCGTCCCAAGACTGGCTTCTCGATTCCGGTGCGAGAATGGCTGCGCAAGGAGACCGGCAGCGGCGAACGGGGGCTGCGGTCGTGGGCGCGGTTTGTTTACCAGCAATGTCCAGGATATCCGGGAGCTTGA
- a CDS encoding glycosyltransferase family 4 protein, which translates to MICENQKIGVDIIQPIVPHYRAPLFEGLSRLHNLDLSIQCAAEWPPGDRSVAMNIADYYPKNPIKSIPGTPFVWQDNLRLIKVKKPGDVLVVCGDLHFISNWPLIWKAKQLGAGLIWWGHHWSATTNKWLYPVRLLLTRMIADCVLLYTRTGRDLYIDYGFPDNRVFFTGNTLDLAQIDNALAEVTPCNLQDFKRQHDLGENVLLFCGVLREKARLDLLLEALAQIKEFNVQLVVIGDGPYKEYYYNLAEDLGLNDSILWVGEIRSEKKLVWWYKSARIFVYPGSIGLSLMHAFAYGLPVLTHNDINNHMPEIEALRVGINGWTYEVGSIQSLTQALKKALAEEDLCSEMGDRAFRMIREEYTMEKMITRFSECILACSRMALARRC; encoded by the coding sequence ATGATCTGCGAAAACCAAAAAATTGGGGTAGATATTATTCAGCCCATAGTGCCCCATTATCGCGCGCCGTTGTTTGAAGGTTTGTCGAGGCTGCATAATCTTGATCTTAGCATTCAGTGTGCGGCGGAATGGCCCCCGGGTGATCGGTCCGTTGCTATGAATATAGCGGATTACTACCCTAAAAATCCTATTAAAAGCATCCCTGGTACGCCTTTTGTGTGGCAAGATAATCTTCGTTTAATCAAGGTTAAAAAGCCTGGTGATGTGCTGGTTGTATGTGGTGATCTTCATTTTATCTCCAATTGGCCGTTGATTTGGAAAGCCAAGCAATTAGGTGCAGGTCTGATTTGGTGGGGGCATCACTGGTCCGCAACCACTAATAAATGGTTATATCCTGTCCGCTTGCTACTGACGCGGATGATTGCGGATTGTGTCTTGTTATACACGCGGACTGGCAGGGATTTGTATATTGATTACGGCTTCCCTGATAATCGCGTTTTCTTTACGGGAAATACCCTTGATCTGGCGCAGATAGATAATGCACTGGCTGAAGTAACGCCGTGTAATCTGCAGGATTTCAAACGTCAACATGATCTTGGAGAAAATGTCTTGCTATTCTGTGGTGTCCTGCGTGAGAAAGCTCGGCTGGATCTACTGCTTGAAGCACTGGCGCAAATAAAGGAGTTTAATGTTCAGTTGGTAGTGATCGGGGATGGTCCATATAAGGAATATTATTATAATCTTGCTGAAGATTTAGGACTTAATGACAGCATTCTATGGGTTGGCGAGATAAGATCAGAGAAAAAACTGGTCTGGTGGTACAAGTCGGCAAGAATTTTTGTCTATCCTGGCAGTATTGGGCTTAGCCTGATGCACGCCTTCGCCTACGGATTGCCCGTGTTGACCCATAATGATATTAATAACCACATGCCGGAGATTGAGGCGTTGCGCGTTGGGATAAATGGATGGACTTATGAGGTAGGCTCGATCCAATCGTTGACTCAAGCTTTGAAGAAAGCGCTTGCTGAGGAGGATCTTTGTTCAGAAATGGGTGATCGGGCCTTTCGTATGATCCGGGAAGAATATACTATGGAGAAAATGATCACTCGTTTCTCCGAATGTATTCTAGCATGTTCACGTATGGCGCTGGCCCGGCGCTGTTAA
- a CDS encoding glycosyltransferase family 2 protein, whose amino-acid sequence MKVSIVTISYNQARFLEDAIRSVLEQDYPDIEYIVIDPGSTDGSRQIIERYRNCIDHIIFEPDDGPADGLSKGFSYATGDIYGFLNSDDILLPGAISRVVEFFKKNLDVDVMTGRLYMVDDGLNIIKTIQGDEISPVSYVYWGINVAQQSTFFRRSAYHKAGGFNVNNRTSWDGELFLKMALSGCKFKKSKEFLSAFRVHDSSITGSQSLVNESRYNHDRYFRMVMGRSRNSLDNIISIFYRLFRYFRDPVIAYWLVSAYVYKMFGINKRLIVDFGGHDEN is encoded by the coding sequence ATGAAGGTATCAATCGTCACGATCTCTTACAACCAGGCCAGATTTCTAGAAGATGCGATTCGTTCGGTACTAGAACAGGATTATCCTGATATCGAATACATTGTCATCGATCCCGGATCGACGGATGGCAGCCGTCAAATCATTGAACGATATCGGAACTGCATCGACCACATAATTTTCGAACCAGACGATGGGCCGGCTGATGGGTTAAGCAAAGGGTTCTCCTATGCAACTGGCGATATTTATGGTTTTTTGAATTCGGATGATATTTTGTTGCCTGGCGCCATATCCCGTGTTGTTGAGTTTTTCAAGAAAAATCTCGACGTTGATGTTATGACCGGGCGTTTATATATGGTTGATGATGGTCTGAACATTATAAAAACAATTCAGGGTGATGAGATCTCTCCTGTTTCTTATGTTTATTGGGGGATAAATGTGGCACAGCAAAGTACATTTTTCAGAAGAAGTGCATACCACAAGGCTGGTGGATTCAATGTCAATAATCGCACAAGCTGGGATGGAGAGTTATTTCTGAAAATGGCATTGAGTGGGTGCAAATTCAAGAAAAGCAAAGAGTTTTTGTCTGCTTTTAGGGTTCACGACAGTTCTATAACAGGTTCACAATCATTGGTAAATGAAAGTAGATATAATCATGATAGATATTTTAGAATGGTAATGGGTAGGAGTAGAAATAGTCTAGATAATATAATTTCAATTTTTTATAGGTTATTCAGGTACTTTAGGGATCCCGTAATCGCATACTGGCTTGTTTCTGCCTATGTGTATAAAATGTTTGGCATAAATAAAAGGCTCATAGTTGATTTTGGTGGACATGATGAAAATTGA
- a CDS encoding oligosaccharide flippase family protein produces MSATLARNATANVLQMVISAVLLFALYRYISDRLGIAALGVWSVVIATASATRLSDLGLSAAVTRFVARSLARAELDEAAQVVEVAFLSLLAVLTLLLPSLYQPLFWLMQHLFEDAHLLQARALMPYGLVSLGLAMLAAVFQSGLDGCQRMDLRAGMVILGQGLMVGLAVWLIPRYGLMGLAWAQIGQGLFLLVIGWLLLRRTLPKTPWIPCRWSWRQLRGMLAYGVNVQIAGVFILLFDPLTKALMVRFGGSEAVGYFEMANQVVLKVRSLIMAANRAVVPKVAEIVERSPEHMREFYRQNMRALAFVAIPVFALLDVWSGGVSWLLLGRLEPQFLLLLQVSIGGWFANLFNGPAYFANLGSGRVGWNTVSHVTMGILNGLLGWWLGLWYGAAGVALAYATALVLGSWLLVFAYQIRAGIRLHSMGFEGSGGLAGAGLIAVAAAHLAWNRTDDVWVRFSVLLAASLLLTAVAWRHPVRGFLWRRFAPARAIREL; encoded by the coding sequence ATGAGCGCTACCCTTGCCCGCAACGCCACCGCCAATGTCCTGCAAATGGTCATTAGCGCAGTGCTGCTCTTTGCGCTCTATCGGTATATCAGTGATCGTCTAGGGATTGCAGCACTCGGAGTATGGTCGGTTGTAATCGCTACGGCATCCGCCACTCGTCTGAGCGATCTGGGGTTGAGCGCGGCAGTGACGCGCTTTGTCGCTCGGTCACTGGCCCGGGCGGAGCTTGATGAGGCGGCTCAGGTGGTTGAGGTGGCGTTTCTGAGCCTTTTAGCGGTGCTGACCCTGTTGCTTCCGTCGCTTTATCAGCCCCTTTTCTGGCTGATGCAGCATCTTTTTGAAGATGCGCATTTGCTGCAGGCTAGGGCCCTTATGCCCTATGGCTTAGTTTCCCTTGGGCTGGCGATGCTGGCTGCGGTGTTCCAGTCCGGCCTTGATGGATGTCAGCGGATGGACCTGCGTGCTGGCATGGTGATTCTTGGGCAAGGGCTGATGGTTGGGCTCGCTGTCTGGTTGATTCCCCGGTACGGTTTGATGGGGCTGGCGTGGGCCCAGATCGGCCAGGGGCTGTTCCTGCTTGTAATTGGCTGGCTCTTGTTACGGCGGACACTACCAAAGACACCCTGGATACCCTGCCGTTGGTCCTGGCGCCAGTTGCGGGGGATGCTCGCTTACGGAGTCAACGTCCAAATCGCGGGTGTGTTCATATTGCTTTTCGATCCCTTGACCAAGGCGCTGATGGTCCGTTTCGGCGGGTCCGAGGCGGTGGGCTATTTCGAAATGGCTAATCAGGTGGTGTTGAAAGTCCGTTCGCTGATCATGGCAGCCAATCGGGCAGTGGTGCCGAAGGTCGCCGAGATCGTGGAACGGTCGCCGGAACACATGCGGGAATTCTACCGGCAGAACATGCGGGCCCTTGCCTTCGTCGCCATTCCGGTCTTTGCCTTGCTCGATGTCTGGAGTGGCGGGGTGAGTTGGCTGCTGCTGGGCCGGTTGGAGCCGCAGTTCCTGCTCCTACTCCAGGTAAGCATCGGAGGTTGGTTCGCCAATCTGTTCAATGGGCCGGCCTATTTTGCCAATCTTGGCAGCGGGCGGGTCGGCTGGAATACGGTTTCCCATGTGACTATGGGAATATTGAACGGCCTGCTTGGCTGGTGGTTGGGACTGTGGTATGGTGCGGCAGGCGTGGCCTTGGCGTATGCGACTGCATTGGTGTTGGGGAGTTGGCTGTTGGTGTTCGCCTATCAAATACGGGCCGGTATCAGGTTGCACAGCATGGGGTTCGAAGGCAGCGGTGGGCTAGCCGGTGCGGGTCTGATCGCAGTTGCTGCGGCGCATCTGGCTTGGAACAGAACGGACGATGTCTGGGTGCGGTTCTCGGTCCTGCTTGCAGCTTCCCTGCTTTTGACGGCGGTTGCCTGGCGGCATCCAGTTCGGGGCTTTCTGTGGCGCCGGTTCGCGCCGGCTAGGGCGATTCGGGAGTTATAG
- a CDS encoding methyltransferase domain-containing protein, with protein sequence MAETKQVRTQSGLEFEAPCFPDCGASSLMIGPIPAADGFAGRVLPSPLDGGRLYRCSECHLGFRCPRLGKGELDRLYAEGREDTWSQKQEGRQDWRSTREFLLQNFPEGASILDVGCFDGAFLAPLVGRFQCYGIEIHPSARKRGESRGIKIIGADFFEIRGTFDCITAIDVIEHVENPRLFLKQMLDHVGNGGRVLISTGNLDAWTWRLMGGRYLYCTCAENMAFISPMWAKLQAERYGLEIEHLSFFAHADYRWTQFLRGFAINLVYRFLPGVIRHLRKKGLGGHDAQRFPELADYPPPWPGAKDHFLVVLRKP encoded by the coding sequence ATGGCCGAAACCAAGCAGGTAAGGACGCAATCCGGATTGGAGTTTGAGGCTCCGTGCTTCCCAGACTGCGGCGCTAGTAGTCTAATGATTGGACCGATTCCTGCTGCAGATGGATTTGCGGGCAGGGTGCTACCGAGCCCATTGGACGGAGGCAGACTTTATCGGTGTTCCGAGTGCCACCTTGGATTTCGTTGTCCCAGGCTTGGAAAGGGAGAACTGGATCGCCTTTATGCTGAAGGTCGTGAGGATACGTGGTCGCAGAAGCAAGAAGGTCGGCAAGACTGGAGAAGCACGCGCGAGTTTCTACTACAAAATTTTCCCGAAGGCGCCAGCATTCTTGATGTAGGATGTTTTGACGGTGCCTTTTTAGCTCCCTTGGTAGGGCGTTTTCAGTGTTATGGCATCGAGATCCATCCCAGCGCGAGAAAAAGGGGCGAGAGTAGAGGCATAAAAATCATTGGAGCGGATTTTTTTGAAATTCGCGGCACATTCGATTGTATCACGGCGATCGATGTCATCGAGCACGTCGAGAACCCCCGCCTTTTTCTGAAGCAAATGCTTGATCATGTTGGAAATGGAGGAAGGGTTCTGATTTCGACGGGCAATCTGGATGCCTGGACTTGGCGCCTGATGGGCGGACGCTATCTATATTGCACATGCGCCGAAAACATGGCCTTCATCTCTCCAATGTGGGCCAAGCTTCAGGCAGAACGGTATGGGCTTGAGATCGAGCATCTTTCCTTCTTTGCGCATGCAGACTATCGCTGGACTCAGTTTCTTAGGGGCTTTGCCATCAATCTCGTCTACCGTTTTCTGCCAGGTGTCATACGGCATCTCCGAAAAAAAGGTTTGGGCGGCCATGATGCGCAGCGCTTCCCTGAGTTGGCCGATTATCCTCCCCCATGGCCAGGAGCGAAGGATCACTTCCTCGTGGTGTTACGCAAACCATGA